The following are from one region of the Phormidium sp. PBR-2020 genome:
- a CDS encoding HAMP domain-containing protein, translated as MEPSIDFAQEYERAQQVYLDGNYEDAAPLVDQLVAQYPDDPSTRLLRGHIYCGLQHYDVARGEYEQVFQITEDAEFHDHAQQALAYVEQVDVNGSGAVDEFDGFDEFDEFEASQESQADGADEDVFADEFSQEEEEATAILDEEVEETAAWDPSEFDGDFDGEFEEETPEDDPFALGDDFSEDTGAEEDFEDNFDDNFDDDFGDFDLSPEAPDESDEEEENPFALDHSSEMGDLDSWEDETPESLDDGFEDDENFGEFDLDTAETVANTGLPAMDLDEEEDNPFIQEEEMPVSTGADSEWGDLPDFLPEEEMPDLIGEEEELSPEAADEFDNMDLPEPFAEFDSFSEDDFEAADPEHLEALGETGSNIEEDWDDDLDAVPFGEFDPDAADADFGSFGALQGGDPERDTSGADTFLMSPPEDTRGATETREAIADYPESDDEFDFDAGDWQADAPDEDMPFEQPISGQGDDSGFDEFDEFDDVDASPEDEFQEYPEDTTDDPTFVTPDANLAGGDRFDFEAFDDFGGEEFYDDEEFTADETEEPQASSVDFLDEFEDFDDLGEIPNFESEDNTDSSQFNTTSGFLEATMDVQSGRRSQTESSAMDFADMTDGSIVQDEELFTIASSSDRVPAFAQTESGTVETAVNLEQGPLSFFENASLKNKPVIAALIAGILSAIAVAGIGHMSTRYLANSERFDVEVRRRLLPQVQLGGLAMSLTAGLAGGATTWFLGRLSATQVKRTTVDLQGAFDAVSQGDFGVRAAVVSEDELGQMSAKFNQMARVIYTTTNEAQRRAEEMEQAKEDLQRQVIRLLDDVEGAARGDLTVTAEVTADVLGAVADSFNLTIQNLREIVLQVKQAARQVSKGATDSESFARSLASDALRQAEELAATLNSVQVMTNSIQQVAKSAREAEEVARSASATALKGGEAVERTVASILEIRETVAETTRKVKRLAESSQEISKIVALISGIASRTNLLALNASIEAARAGEAGRGFAIVADEVRQLADRSAKALKEIEQIVMQIQSETGSVMMAMEEGQQQVIGGTKLAEQAKRSLEDIIQVANRIDVLVRSITADTVEQTETSRAVAQVMQAVELTAQETSQEAHRVSGALQNLVGVSRDLLTSVERFRVETNER; from the coding sequence ATGGAACCAAGTATTGACTTTGCTCAAGAGTACGAACGAGCACAACAGGTGTATCTCGACGGCAACTATGAGGATGCCGCGCCGCTTGTGGATCAGCTCGTGGCTCAGTATCCGGACGACCCCAGTACCCGGTTGCTTCGAGGGCATATTTATTGCGGGCTACAGCATTATGATGTGGCCCGAGGTGAGTATGAACAGGTATTCCAGATTACCGAGGATGCCGAGTTTCATGATCATGCTCAACAGGCCTTGGCGTATGTAGAACAGGTCGATGTCAATGGCAGCGGTGCGGTTGATGAGTTTGATGGCTTTGATGAGTTTGATGAGTTTGAGGCCTCCCAGGAGAGTCAGGCCGACGGCGCTGATGAGGATGTCTTTGCCGATGAGTTCTCCCAGGAGGAGGAAGAGGCAACGGCGATCCTAGATGAGGAGGTTGAAGAGACGGCTGCGTGGGACCCCTCGGAGTTTGACGGCGATTTTGATGGGGAGTTTGAGGAAGAGACCCCGGAAGACGATCCCTTTGCCCTAGGGGATGACTTTAGCGAAGATACGGGAGCGGAAGAGGACTTTGAGGACAACTTTGACGACAACTTTGACGACGACTTTGGCGACTTCGATTTGTCCCCTGAGGCCCCGGATGAAAGCGATGAGGAGGAGGAGAATCCCTTTGCCCTCGATCACTCCTCAGAGATGGGTGACTTGGACTCCTGGGAAGACGAGACTCCAGAGTCGTTAGATGACGGCTTCGAGGATGACGAGAACTTTGGCGAGTTTGACCTCGACACCGCAGAAACGGTGGCCAATACGGGGTTGCCCGCCATGGATTTAGATGAGGAAGAGGATAATCCCTTCATTCAAGAAGAGGAAATGCCGGTCAGCACCGGCGCAGATAGCGAATGGGGCGATTTGCCAGACTTCCTGCCTGAAGAGGAAATGCCCGATTTAATCGGAGAGGAGGAGGAGTTGTCTCCTGAAGCCGCCGATGAGTTTGACAATATGGATCTGCCAGAACCCTTTGCTGAGTTTGACTCCTTCTCCGAAGATGATTTTGAGGCCGCTGACCCTGAGCATCTAGAAGCCTTAGGAGAAACAGGGAGCAACATCGAAGAAGATTGGGATGATGACCTCGATGCCGTTCCCTTTGGGGAATTTGATCCCGATGCCGCTGATGCCGATTTTGGCAGCTTTGGTGCCCTTCAAGGGGGCGATCCCGAGCGGGATACCTCCGGGGCCGATACCTTTTTGATGTCTCCCCCAGAAGATACCCGAGGGGCGACAGAAACCCGGGAGGCGATCGCCGACTATCCCGAGTCCGACGATGAGTTTGACTTCGATGCCGGGGATTGGCAAGCCGATGCCCCTGATGAGGATATGCCCTTTGAACAGCCTATTTCCGGTCAGGGAGACGATTCGGGCTTTGATGAGTTTGACGAGTTTGACGACGTTGATGCCTCCCCTGAGGACGAGTTTCAGGAGTACCCGGAGGACACCACCGATGATCCAACGTTCGTGACCCCGGATGCCAATTTGGCTGGGGGCGATCGCTTTGATTTCGAGGCCTTTGATGATTTTGGCGGTGAGGAATTTTATGATGACGAGGAATTTACCGCTGACGAGACGGAAGAACCCCAGGCATCGAGCGTTGACTTCTTAGATGAGTTTGAGGACTTCGACGATCTCGGCGAAATTCCCAACTTCGAGAGTGAAGACAACACCGACTCATCTCAGTTCAACACCACCTCCGGTTTCCTCGAAGCCACCATGGACGTTCAGAGTGGCCGCCGCAGTCAGACGGAGTCCTCCGCCATGGACTTCGCCGACATGACCGATGGCTCGATTGTTCAGGACGAAGAACTGTTTACCATCGCCAGTAGCAGCGATCGCGTCCCGGCCTTCGCCCAAACCGAAAGTGGAACCGTGGAAACAGCGGTGAACCTGGAACAGGGGCCCCTCTCCTTTTTCGAGAATGCTAGCCTCAAGAATAAACCCGTGATTGCCGCCTTAATTGCGGGCATTCTCTCGGCCATTGCCGTCGCTGGAATTGGTCACATGTCCACACGCTATCTGGCGAACTCAGAACGCTTTGACGTGGAAGTGCGCCGCCGCCTACTCCCCCAAGTGCAACTCGGGGGCTTGGCCATGTCCCTAACCGCAGGATTGGCCGGAGGGGCCACCACCTGGTTCCTCGGCCGCCTCAGTGCCACCCAAGTTAAACGGACGACGGTGGATTTACAGGGAGCTTTCGACGCTGTCTCTCAAGGGGACTTCGGCGTACGTGCGGCGGTGGTGTCTGAGGATGAGTTAGGGCAGATGTCAGCCAAGTTTAATCAGATGGCCCGGGTCATCTACACCACCACCAACGAAGCTCAACGACGAGCTGAGGAAATGGAACAGGCTAAAGAAGACCTACAACGGCAAGTGATTCGCCTCCTCGATGACGTGGAAGGGGCGGCTCGTGGGGACTTAACCGTGACCGCTGAGGTGACCGCTGACGTCCTCGGTGCTGTGGCAGACTCGTTTAACTTGACGATTCAGAACCTGCGGGAGATTGTCCTTCAGGTGAAACAAGCCGCCCGTCAGGTGAGTAAAGGGGCAACCGATAGTGAATCCTTCGCCCGTAGTTTGGCCTCGGATGCCTTGCGCCAAGCCGAAGAGTTAGCCGCCACCCTCAACTCCGTTCAGGTGATGACCAACTCCATTCAACAGGTGGCCAAGAGTGCCCGCGAAGCCGAGGAAGTGGCACGTTCAGCATCGGCGACCGCCCTCAAAGGTGGGGAAGCCGTGGAACGGACTGTGGCCAGTATTTTGGAAATCCGGGAGACGGTAGCAGAAACAACGCGAAAAGTCAAGCGTTTGGCGGAATCCTCCCAGGAAATTTCCAAAATTGTTGCCCTCATTAGTGGGATTGCCTCCCGAACCAACCTGTTGGCCCTCAATGCCAGTATTGAGGCAGCCCGAGCGGGAGAAGCGGGACGAGGCTTTGCCATCGTGGCTGATGAGGTGCGACAGCTCGCGGACCGCTCTGCCAAAGCCCTCAAAGAAATCGAACAGATTGTGATGCAAATTCAGAGTGAAACCGGCTCCGTGATGATGGCGATGGAAGAAGGGCAACAGCAGGTCATTGGCGGCACGAAACTGGCTGAACAAGCCAAGCGATCGCTCGAAGACATTATCCAGGTGGCAAACCGCATTGATGTCCTCGTGCGCTCCATTACCGCCGACACCGTTGAACAGACGGAAACCTCTCGTGCCGTTGCTCAGGTCATGCAAGCAGTCGAGCTGACCGCCCAGGAAACCTCCCAAGAGGCACACCGCGTCTCGGGAGCCTTACAAAACCTGGTGGGGGTCTCCCGTGACTTGCTGACCTCCGTCGAACGGTTCCGCGTCGAAACCAACGAACGCTAA
- a CDS encoding chemotaxis protein CheW — MVGNPDFLMGQSEDDLAPEFQELETPEGELHLRFQVPSGRELALPATGIREVLDPPPDRITPMPNVSPLLLGTFNVRGRVIWVADLGQFLGDPVALNTDRAEIFVIAVEDQDTILGLAVERIVKMQWLDAEKLQMPTDIPDGVAPFLRGEWVFEENERPVTLRLLDQVSILRSARWAA, encoded by the coding sequence ATGGTTGGGAACCCAGATTTTTTGATGGGGCAGTCTGAAGACGACTTAGCCCCCGAGTTTCAGGAACTCGAAACTCCTGAGGGTGAGTTACACCTGAGGTTTCAAGTTCCCTCCGGGCGCGAACTCGCCCTTCCCGCTACGGGGATTCGTGAAGTGCTCGATCCTCCCCCCGATCGCATTACCCCGATGCCCAATGTCTCTCCCCTGTTACTCGGGACGTTCAATGTGCGGGGGCGCGTAATTTGGGTGGCGGATTTGGGCCAGTTTTTGGGAGATCCCGTTGCCTTAAATACCGATCGCGCCGAAATATTCGTGATCGCGGTCGAAGATCAAGACACTATACTAGGGTTAGCAGTTGAACGGATTGTTAAAATGCAGTGGCTTGATGCGGAAAAACTGCAAATGCCAACGGACATCCCCGATGGCGTCGCGCCGTTTTTACGGGGAGAATGGGTCTTCGAGGAAAACGAACGACCTGTGACGCTCCGGCTGCTTGACCAAGTCTCAATTCTGCGCTCAGCACGGTGGGCCGCTTGA
- a CDS encoding response regulator: MSKVLVIEDSVTQREMIANLLRGSGLTVIEATDGVEALDKIQGNPPDLVVLDIVMPRMNGYEVCRRLKADPKTQNVPVVMCSSKGEEFDRYWGMKQGADAYVAKPFQPTELVGTVKQMLRG; this comes from the coding sequence ATGAGTAAAGTTCTGGTTATTGAAGATAGTGTGACCCAGCGGGAGATGATTGCGAACCTTTTGCGAGGGAGCGGCCTAACCGTGATTGAGGCAACGGACGGTGTGGAGGCCTTGGACAAGATTCAGGGCAATCCCCCCGATTTGGTGGTCCTCGATATTGTCATGCCCCGTATGAATGGCTATGAAGTGTGTCGTCGCCTTAAAGCTGATCCAAAAACCCAGAACGTCCCTGTGGTGATGTGTTCCTCCAAGGGGGAGGAGTTCGATCGCTACTGGGGGATGAAGCAAGGGGCTGATGCCTATGTGGCCAAACCCTTCCAACCCACAGAATTGGTGGGAACCGTCAAGCAAATGTTACGGGGCTAA
- a CDS encoding response regulator, whose amino-acid sequence MQGNLNEIDIRSILQLIELGQRTGELFVETYSSPPSPARAYSPAHIHREMAISQNSWFVFCANGQLVYAGGSLDGNLTRLREYLRYYQLDHLIDQIQRSGFETTNAPEYGCLWQLLENHLIAPEQGRSILRKMVHETLFDLLSLHQGSFIFDMGPALSPQLVTVEMAAPLSKTAKQVQEWKQFYPHLQSPHQCPAITDLESLQAELPPKAFNTLNRLCDGKTSLRQMSRYLHRDLVPIARAIHPYVKQGWVQLLSPSTPSTGGDRAVDIGLRPATARVPRIVCIDDERTIRKTIELMLKPHGYEITSFGSSLKALSLVFPLKPDLILCDIAMPEPDGYELCAMLRKSRAFRQTPIIMLTGRDGFIDRVRARMVGATDYLTKPFGEQELLMLLETYIGPGIEGPVPSADAPLDDPALGV is encoded by the coding sequence ATGCAGGGAAATTTAAACGAAATTGACATCCGCAGTATCCTGCAACTGATCGAACTCGGTCAGCGCACCGGAGAACTTTTCGTGGAAACCTATAGCTCGCCACCGAGTCCGGCTCGCGCCTATAGTCCCGCCCATATTCACCGCGAGATGGCCATCTCCCAGAACTCCTGGTTTGTTTTTTGTGCCAATGGACAGTTGGTGTATGCCGGGGGCAGTCTCGATGGAAACCTAACCCGACTGCGGGAATATCTGCGCTACTATCAGCTCGATCACCTCATTGACCAGATTCAACGCTCCGGCTTTGAGACCACCAACGCCCCCGAATATGGCTGTCTCTGGCAACTGCTGGAAAATCATCTGATTGCCCCAGAACAAGGTCGCAGCATTCTCCGCAAAATGGTTCATGAGACCCTGTTTGACTTGCTCAGCCTACATCAAGGCTCCTTTATCTTTGATATGGGTCCGGCCTTGTCCCCCCAACTGGTGACTGTGGAAATGGCAGCTCCCCTGTCCAAAACCGCCAAGCAAGTCCAGGAGTGGAAGCAATTTTACCCTCATCTCCAATCGCCCCATCAATGTCCCGCCATCACCGACCTCGAGTCCCTGCAAGCCGAACTCCCTCCCAAAGCCTTTAATACCCTCAACCGTCTCTGTGACGGTAAAACCTCCTTGCGTCAAATGTCGCGCTATCTGCATCGGGATCTCGTGCCCATCGCCCGGGCCATTCATCCTTACGTGAAACAGGGTTGGGTGCAACTGCTGTCTCCCTCGACTCCCTCCACCGGGGGCGATCGCGCCGTCGACATAGGATTACGCCCAGCCACCGCCCGGGTTCCCCGCATTGTCTGTATCGATGACGAGCGCACCATCCGCAAAACCATTGAGCTGATGCTCAAACCCCATGGCTACGAAATTACCTCCTTCGGCAGTTCCCTCAAAGCCCTTTCCCTGGTGTTTCCCCTAAAACCCGACCTCATTCTCTGCGACATCGCCATGCCCGAACCCGATGGCTATGAACTCTGTGCCATGTTGCGGAAATCTCGGGCCTTCCGTCAAACCCCGATTATTATGTTGACCGGCCGGGATGGGTTTATTGATCGCGTGCGAGCGCGCATGGTGGGGGCAACCGATTATTTAACCAAACCCTTTGGAGAACAGGAGCTGCTCATGCTCCTGGAAACCTATATTGGGCCAGGTATTGAGGGGCCCGTCCCCTCCGCCGATGCTCCCCTCGATGATCCCGCCCTTGGCGTCTAA
- the hmpF gene encoding pilus motility taxis protein HmpF: protein MLYLAEVLKKSGVFGSGKTELKLLASQRGEYNWVPVPGEDIVPADDSGNFNSGALVFADLNASKQVQGSLKEAGGQLVKILQNFSRFQEKFKTQEEEIEQWKQSLTYQSQELNRREMEMESHREEVENVQQELSRLDAKQAEMEEQQGEIERLRQEVEQSRQELESAWTQLQGEREELQGSGSIDAEQASSLQQWLDYLSEVMLQPQELQTSLTALQEQLSAQEAWLGERTAQLEEWRTQAQENQSQLDEAVQELDQGWGEWHQSQLELADKRTEVAVRERLLGVKDEVLTGLRGQLTGLADLATQMSRVGSGPAAGSSGPDVDLSELERMPLNTLQERVRQLQSELETGMHLVIAEQEELMLQRLDLNELEAKVARASEGDRASLEAELADLQESYGFLNDTLVGQRRSLRERERIMNQHQSVLWRRLGNPPEPISSGGTVDLSPLVSRLTEQQQSLEQQVQTLEGELDSLRGELAELRAQVEQQTSADEGQLQELKERDRQLRDRRGEIAQTWGRVNAYQELLDGLRDRLTHLKETTDPLAGSLEHLQELAASQENAVTQLQEVVGHLTAPE from the coding sequence GTGCTGTATCTAGCGGAAGTCCTCAAGAAAAGTGGCGTTTTCGGCAGTGGCAAAACAGAGCTAAAACTGTTAGCAAGTCAGCGAGGGGAATATAACTGGGTTCCAGTCCCGGGAGAGGATATTGTCCCGGCAGATGATTCTGGAAACTTTAACTCGGGGGCCTTGGTGTTTGCGGATCTCAATGCCAGCAAGCAGGTTCAGGGCAGCCTCAAGGAAGCCGGTGGCCAACTGGTTAAGATTTTGCAAAATTTCTCCCGCTTTCAGGAGAAGTTCAAAACTCAAGAGGAAGAGATTGAACAGTGGAAGCAGTCCCTGACCTATCAAAGTCAGGAACTCAACCGCCGTGAGATGGAAATGGAGTCTCACCGGGAAGAGGTGGAGAATGTTCAACAGGAACTGTCCCGCTTGGATGCGAAACAGGCGGAGATGGAGGAGCAACAGGGGGAGATTGAACGCTTACGTCAGGAGGTGGAGCAGTCTCGTCAGGAGCTGGAGTCAGCTTGGACTCAGTTACAGGGGGAACGGGAGGAACTTCAAGGCTCCGGTTCAATTGATGCTGAGCAAGCTAGCAGTTTACAGCAATGGCTCGATTATCTGTCGGAGGTGATGCTACAACCTCAGGAACTGCAAACTTCGTTGACGGCGCTTCAGGAGCAGTTGTCGGCTCAAGAGGCCTGGCTGGGGGAACGCACGGCTCAGTTGGAGGAGTGGCGCACTCAGGCTCAGGAGAACCAATCTCAGTTAGATGAGGCGGTACAAGAATTGGATCAAGGTTGGGGCGAGTGGCATCAGTCCCAATTGGAGTTGGCGGATAAACGCACGGAGGTGGCGGTACGGGAACGGCTGCTGGGGGTGAAGGATGAGGTGCTGACGGGCCTGCGCGGTCAGTTGACGGGTTTGGCGGATTTGGCAACTCAGATGTCTCGTGTGGGTAGTGGGCCGGCTGCGGGGTCTTCTGGGCCCGATGTGGATTTGTCGGAACTCGAACGGATGCCCTTGAATACGCTTCAGGAGCGAGTGCGCCAGTTACAAAGTGAGTTGGAAACGGGAATGCACCTGGTGATTGCTGAGCAGGAGGAGTTGATGTTACAACGCCTGGATCTCAATGAGCTAGAGGCTAAGGTGGCCCGGGCCAGTGAGGGCGATCGCGCGTCTCTGGAGGCGGAGTTGGCGGATTTACAGGAAAGTTACGGGTTCCTCAACGATACGCTGGTGGGACAGCGGCGCAGTCTCCGGGAACGGGAACGGATTATGAATCAACATCAGAGTGTGCTCTGGCGACGGTTAGGAAATCCACCGGAACCGATAAGTTCTGGGGGAACGGTGGATTTAAGTCCTCTGGTATCTCGGCTGACGGAGCAGCAGCAAAGCCTTGAACAACAGGTGCAAACTCTGGAAGGGGAGTTGGATAGTCTCCGAGGCGAGTTGGCTGAACTGCGGGCCCAGGTGGAGCAACAGACGAGTGCGGATGAGGGACAACTTCAGGAGTTGAAGGAGCGCGATCGCCAACTGCGCGATCGCCGTGGGGAAATTGCGCAAACTTGGGGCCGGGTGAATGCCTATCAGGAACTCCTCGATGGACTACGCGATCGCCTGACGCATCTGAAGGAGACGACAGATCCCCTGGCTGGCTCTTTGGAACATCTCCAAGAATTGGCGGCGTCGCAGGAGAATGCGGTGACGCAATTGCAAGAGGTGGTGGGACATCTGACGGCCCCGGAATAG
- the tilS gene encoding tRNA lysidine(34) synthetase TilS: protein MPPWSPLHAQIHTTLRQRNLLQKGDRLLIAVSGGQDSLCLAQLLLDLQSKWDWTIAIAHCDHRWREDSAANATAVAELAQQWHCPYFQTVASPPPRSEAAARHWRYQSLQAIAEANHYPQLLTGHTQSDRAETLLYNLIRGAGADGLQALTWRRSLSPHLTLTRPLLEVSRQETGAFCQERHLPVWWDSSNDNRTYARNRLRLELLPYLEQQFHPQVSANLAKTAELLQADVVYLNEQAEQLLQQVQGSGDSALNRNQLSKAPLALQRRALRLFLKQQLRRDPSFAHIEKLQHLINAPNRSQSDPFPGGAIARVIHPWIHWIPPDAP from the coding sequence ATGCCCCCCTGGAGTCCCCTGCACGCCCAAATTCACACCACCCTGAGACAGCGGAACCTTCTCCAGAAGGGCGATCGCCTCCTGATTGCCGTCTCCGGGGGGCAAGACTCGCTCTGCTTGGCACAACTGTTGTTAGACCTACAATCTAAATGGGATTGGACTATTGCCATCGCCCATTGTGATCATCGCTGGCGGGAGGATTCCGCCGCCAACGCCACTGCCGTCGCCGAATTAGCCCAACAGTGGCATTGTCCCTATTTCCAGACCGTCGCCAGCCCCCCTCCGAGGAGTGAAGCCGCCGCCCGTCACTGGCGTTATCAATCCCTACAGGCGATCGCCGAAGCCAACCATTACCCCCAGCTACTGACCGGACATACCCAGAGCGATCGCGCCGAAACCCTCCTCTATAACCTAATTCGTGGCGCCGGCGCCGACGGATTACAGGCCCTCACCTGGCGGCGATCGCTCAGTCCCCATCTGACCCTAACCCGTCCCCTGCTGGAGGTTTCCCGTCAAGAAACAGGGGCGTTTTGCCAAGAGCGACACCTCCCCGTCTGGTGGGATTCAAGTAACGACAACCGCACCTATGCCCGCAACCGCCTGCGCTTGGAGTTGCTGCCCTACCTCGAACAGCAGTTTCACCCTCAAGTCAGCGCCAACCTCGCCAAAACCGCCGAACTCCTACAGGCCGACGTCGTCTATCTCAACGAGCAGGCCGAACAGCTATTACAGCAAGTTCAAGGGAGTGGGGACTCGGCCCTCAACCGGAACCAACTGAGCAAAGCGCCCCTGGCCCTGCAACGTCGTGCCTTGCGATTATTCCTCAAACAGCAACTGAGGCGCGACCCCAGCTTTGCCCATATCGAGAAACTCCAGCATCTCATTAACGCTCCCAACCGAAGTCAGAGCGATCCCTTTCCCGGAGGTGCGATCGCCCGTGTCATTCATCCTTGGATTCACTGGATTCCCCCCGATGCTCCCTAA
- a CDS encoding glutaredoxin family protein: MTVVLTLLSSHVPAIAQAPGLSDSITEVYFFHSPTCPYCRQQEPLMHYIDDTYPQVRLRSYEVEESPEIWREFRERYNITSGGVPRTFIGDRSFIGYSEDDGPLQYQSAYQGYIGYRNQIIAAIEAEAGIEIRLSDGDLTPRSVPWWLFAIPGLYAISYPVLQSRLRTPESRRFWTGGLVLTLIISLFAFVALTPEGIVRQFADQLPFPLFVFTIAFVDGFNPCAFTVLAILLSLLTYTKNRRDMTLVGTTFVITSGVIYFISIILMITVGAIFLERYGAVITVGLGVIITLAALINIKDFFFFKKLFSLSLSEKQQKLITKKAAAIVRSLQAARGDRRLFAAALGGTILLSIVVNTLEFGCTAILPMIYFTRLFGVCQGGWNTCTLGWTAIYTVIYTIPLFGILLTFICSFRSARVTESQGRVLKLLGGVFMLFFGLIMIFNPELLMMG, from the coding sequence CTGACCGTTGTACTCACGCTCCTGAGTTCCCATGTTCCCGCCATCGCCCAGGCCCCCGGACTCAGCGACAGCATCACAGAGGTTTACTTTTTCCATAGCCCCACCTGTCCCTATTGTCGCCAGCAGGAACCGTTGATGCACTACATCGACGATACCTATCCCCAAGTGCGGTTACGGTCTTATGAAGTCGAGGAGTCTCCAGAAATTTGGCGAGAATTTCGAGAGCGCTACAACATTACCTCCGGCGGTGTGCCGCGTACCTTTATCGGCGATCGCTCCTTCATCGGCTATAGCGAAGACGACGGCCCCCTACAGTACCAATCCGCCTATCAAGGCTATATCGGCTACCGCAACCAGATTATCGCTGCCATCGAGGCAGAAGCCGGCATTGAGATCCGTCTCTCTGACGGCGATCTCACTCCCCGAAGCGTTCCCTGGTGGCTGTTTGCTATTCCCGGACTCTACGCCATCAGTTATCCCGTCCTTCAATCTCGCCTGAGAACTCCCGAATCCCGTCGCTTTTGGACGGGGGGCTTGGTTCTAACCCTGATTATTAGCCTGTTCGCCTTTGTCGCCCTAACGCCTGAGGGGATTGTCCGTCAATTTGCCGATCAACTGCCCTTTCCCCTATTTGTCTTTACCATTGCCTTTGTCGATGGCTTTAACCCCTGCGCCTTCACGGTTTTGGCGATTTTACTTTCCCTGTTGACCTACACCAAAAATCGCCGTGACATGACCCTAGTGGGGACCACGTTCGTCATCACCTCAGGGGTAATCTATTTCATCTCGATCATCCTCATGATTACCGTCGGAGCGATTTTCCTCGAACGCTATGGAGCGGTGATTACGGTGGGGTTAGGGGTCATTATCACCCTAGCTGCCCTGATTAACATTAAGGACTTCTTTTTCTTCAAAAAGCTGTTTTCCCTCTCCCTCTCAGAAAAACAGCAGAAACTGATTACCAAGAAAGCCGCCGCCATCGTGCGATCGCTGCAAGCGGCCCGAGGCGATCGCCGTCTGTTTGCCGCCGCCTTAGGGGGAACCATCCTCTTATCGATTGTGGTCAACACCCTAGAGTTTGGCTGTACCGCCATCCTACCGATGATTTACTTCACCCGTCTGTTTGGAGTCTGTCAGGGAGGATGGAACACCTGCACCCTCGGCTGGACTGCCATCTACACCGTCATCTACACCATTCCCCTATTTGGCATCTTATTGACGTTTATTTGCTCCTTCCGCTCAGCCCGAGTCACCGAATCCCAAGGACGAGTCCTCAAACTCCTAGGGGGAGTGTTTATGCTCTTTTTCGGTCTAATCATGATTTTCAACCCCGAACTCCTCATGATGGGCTAA
- a CDS encoding winged helix-turn-helix domain-containing protein yields MQETSTAAIAKVSDYFKVLSEVSRLLVLCTLKSGTKNVSEIVESTGLGQANVSKHLKILTQAGFIERTPKGVSVYYQITDPVVFQLCELVSHRLSIHLEEQAQHSIDLKSFQRSM; encoded by the coding sequence ATGCAAGAAACTTCTACGGCCGCGATCGCCAAAGTCTCCGACTACTTCAAGGTGTTGTCCGAGGTCAGTCGCCTCTTAGTTCTCTGTACCCTCAAATCCGGGACTAAAAATGTCTCAGAGATTGTCGAGAGTACCGGACTCGGACAGGCGAATGTCTCCAAACACCTCAAAATCCTCACCCAGGCAGGATTTATCGAGCGTACCCCAAAAGGGGTCAGCGTCTACTACCAGATTACAGATCCGGTGGTTTTTCAACTCTGTGAGCTGGTCTCCCATCGTCTTTCAATTCATCTGGAGGAACAGGCTCAACATTCAATTGACCTCAAATCATTCCAGAGGTCAATGTAG